The Nostoc sp. NIES-3756 DNA window AAGTGTTAGCTGGGCATTCCATATACCAAAGGTATACTAGGCAAAAACTACAAAGAGGAGAAAATATTAATAACTTGTGGAAGTTATACAGATCAATTTTCAGTAAATGTATGTATACTTCTCTAGAATTAGCTGTGCGTTCACCTGTGGTGAGCGAAACGTCATCTCTACGTTCCCTTCTCTTGGAGGATCTGCGTCAACTGGCTACTGTACCATCACTCATAATTGATGGTTTGGCTCATGGCAGACCTTCACACTTACAATCTTGTTAAGGTTGGGAGGAGTGAACACAATAGAGAACAGTGCGAAAATTTTCAGCACCGTCAAACTTATAGTTGACTCCTAGATGCGCAACACCTAAAAAAGTCGTTTATCTACCTTTCTGAATCCAATGACACTTGATAATAACCAAGAGCTTACCTATAGAAACTCCCAATCAATGGGACAGCCGAGTTTGTCGCTGGCAGTGAACTCGAGCAATCCCTTCAATCACTCAGGGTTAAACTTTGGACAAAATAACGATAGTAAAAAGATTTCTGTGGAAAGTAGCCGCATTGGTGAGATTGTTCCAGGACGAGTGGCCAACATCAAAGTAATTGGTGTTGGTGGCGGCGGCGGCAATGCCGTGAACCGCATGATTGAGTCAGATGTCTCTGGTGTAGAGTTTTGGTCAATTAATACTGATGCTCAAGCTTTAACTCTGGCAGGCGCTCCCAGTCGTTTACAAATTGGACAGAAACTTACACGCGGTTTAGGTGCAGGTGGTAATCCGGCAATTGGTCAAAAAGCTGCTGAGGAATCACGCGATGAAATCGCTACGGCGTTGGAAGGTGCTGATTTAGTATTTATCACAGCTGGTATGGGAGGTGGTACGGGTACAGGTGCAGCCCCCATTGTCGCAGAAGTGGCTAAAGAAATGGGCGCTTTGACGGTTGGTGTAGTGACACGTCCGTTTGTTTTTGAAGGTCGTCGCCGTACCAGTCAGGCAGAACAAGGTATTGAAGGTCTCAAAAGTAGAGTTGATACCTTAATTATTATTCCTAACAATAAATTATTGGAAGTGATCCCAGAACAAACGCCAGTTCAAGAGGCTTTCCGCTACGCCGATGATGTACTACGTCAAGGGGTGCAAGGGATTTCAGATATTATTACTATCCCTGGGTTGGTAAACGTAGACTTTGCTGATGTGCGGGCTGTAATGGCAGATGCGGGATCAGCGTTGATGGGTATTGGTGTAAGTTCTGGTAAATCAAGAGCTAGAGAAGCAGCGATCGCAGCTATTTCTTCACCACTGCTAGAATGTTCTATTGAAGGTGCTAGAGGTGTTGTTTTCAATATTACTGGTGGTAGTGATCTCACCCTACACGAAGTAAACGCCGCCGCAGAAACGATATATGAAGTAGTTGATCCCAACGCCAACATTATTTTTGGTGCGGTGATTGATGACAGATTACAAGGAGAGGTGAGAATCACTGTCATTGCTACTGGCTTTACCGGAGAAATACAAGCAGCACCTCAACAAAATGCCTCAAATCCACGGGTAGTATCAGTTCCCCCAAAACGAACCTCACCACAAACACCATCTGTCAATCTCCCAACAGCTACTCCTGAACCGAAAGAAAAATCTGGATTAGACATTCCTGATTTTCTCCAAAGACGGCGACCAAAAAATTAAGCGGTTTAAGATTTGGGATTATTGAAAATTTGTAGTCTCCAGTCAAGCTAAATGCTGTATAAAAACTGCTAATTGTCAAGTTAAGCCAGAGATTAATTTGAGGTCTCCGGTAAATCTTGATGCTGTTAAAAATAAGTTGTTAGTATTCAAAAAATAAATACACTTGGGCAAAATTCGGTTGGCTTTTTTGTCCAAATGTGTATCAAAAAATCAAAAATAGAGATTGAAAAGAAACTAGGTTTATAGCGATCGCCAGATAGATGAGAATACAAACTAACTAGCAAAAAATACCAAGTGACTTCTCAACCCTTATGCTATTCCTTAATTTAGATTCTGTTCCACCCATTGAATAACTTGATGAGCCAGATGAGTTCCATCTAGTCTGTCAATTTCGCGTATCCCCGTGGGGCTAGTAACGTTAACTTCTGTCAAATAGCCACCAATCACATCAATACCTACAAAGATTAGCCCATCTCGACGCAAATTAGTGGCGATTTGGCTACAAATTTCTTGCTCTCGGGGAGTTATTTCAGTTTTTGCGACTGTTCCACCAGTTGCCATATTGTTACGGAAATCACTGCTACTTGCCAAGCGATTGAGAGCGCCAATAGGTTCACCGTTAAGTAAAATAATCCGTTTGTCTCCGTCTTTCGCCTCTGGTAAATAGGTTTGTACCATTACGGGTAATCGACCTTGCTGGGTGCTAAGTTCGACTATAGAGTTAAAATTGCGATCGCCTGCTTGTAAAAATAAAATCCCTTCCCCTGCTTTGTTACCCAAGGGTTTGAGAACAGTAGCACCTTTAGCTTCTACAAATTGGCGGATAAACTGTTTATCGGCACTGACAATAGTTTCGGGGATTGCCTTGGTAAACTGAAGGGCATACATTTTTTCATTTGCTTTACGGATACCATCAGGATTGTTAATCACCAAAGTCTTGTTTTGGTCGATGTAATCTAGGACGTAAGTAGCGTAAAGATAAGCATCATTCACAGGTGGATCTGTCCGCATAAATACGGCATCCATCGTTTCTAAGGAATTAAAAGTGCGATCGCTTAACTTATACCAAGGATTTGCTGCTACCCAACGCCCTTCAACTAACTGTATCGGTACTAGTTCCACCCGTTGCAAGATAGCCCAAGCTTTGCTGTCTACCACACTCAACCAATTCGCTTGAGTTACCCAAATTTCATGACCTAAAATTTGTGCCGCTTCCATCAGCGCCACACTAGTATCATGACATGGGTCTAACTGATGGATGGGATCAATAATAAAAGCCAGTTTCACGCCTTTTGCCTCAACGCCAGAAATTTCTCTGATAAATTATCCCCCGATATCCTGACAGATTCATAACTACTGTTGAGGGAAAAAGCGTAAATCTGTTGCATGATTACCCAGAGGCTAATAACTCGTCTAGCTTACCTTGATTTTCCAGAGCATGGATATCATCACAACCACCTACATGGCGATCGTTGATAAAGATTTGTGGTAATGAGCGTCTACCATTAGCTCTCTGAGACATTTTTGCCCGTGCTTGCTCATCCCCATCAATACCATATTCAACAAATTCTACACCTTTCTTATTCAGCAGGTTTTTAGCCCGGATGCAGAATGGACAAGTTGCCCAAGTATAAATTTCTACTCTAGCTGCCATACATTCCTCAGTTTGTTTTCATACTCCTTAATTCTCAATTTTAGAACTTTGCTCGGTCTTGTGGTGAGTTAAGGGCTATCTTCTCATGCTGGAGAAACAATTTTCTAAATAAGAAATTGGGTTGAGAAGTTTTAATCTACTCCTCAACCCAGAACTATTGATGTTGGTTACTCAATAGTGTTGTTCATTCCTGTGATTTATTCTTTTTGTTTTTCTTGATTAAAGCACCTGCTGCAAATAATCCTAAAGCTGCGATCGCACTAGGTTCTGGTACTTTTTTAGGTTGTGGCGTTGGAGTAGGAGGTTGATAGTAAGGTGCAGGTGTTGGGGTTGGTGTTGGGGTTGGGGTTGGTGTTGGGGTTGGGGTTGGTGTTGGGGTTGGTGTTGGAGTCGGGGTTGGGGTTGGTGAGCTTACTCCAGCAAGTTTACTACTGCCGTTACGGCTAGAATCGGGAAGCCCCACACTCATTACACGCAAGCCGAAGTCTTGACCGTAAAACTGCTCTAGAGTTAAAGGTAATGAACTGTGAGATAGAACAAAGGTAGCTACTTGAAAGTCATCTGCTTTCCCCTTGTCCGATAAACCTTGCTTACCAATTTCTATACCAAATTCAAATTTATTGGTATTGCCATCACCGTTTAGATTAGCTTGACCAACACTTTCAAGCAGTCCGTTAGTGTTATATGCAGTAGTTGTTATGGGCGTACCGCCCAAACCAGTGACATTTAAACCAGATAAAAGCGAGTTGTCTTTAATATCGAAGAATATTCCGCGTATATCACCGATATTCTTATAGGTT harbors:
- the ftsZ gene encoding cell division protein FtsZ, yielding MTLDNNQELTYRNSQSMGQPSLSLAVNSSNPFNHSGLNFGQNNDSKKISVESSRIGEIVPGRVANIKVIGVGGGGGNAVNRMIESDVSGVEFWSINTDAQALTLAGAPSRLQIGQKLTRGLGAGGNPAIGQKAAEESRDEIATALEGADLVFITAGMGGGTGTGAAPIVAEVAKEMGALTVGVVTRPFVFEGRRRTSQAEQGIEGLKSRVDTLIIIPNNKLLEVIPEQTPVQEAFRYADDVLRQGVQGISDIITIPGLVNVDFADVRAVMADAGSALMGIGVSSGKSRAREAAIAAISSPLLECSIEGARGVVFNITGGSDLTLHEVNAAAETIYEVVDPNANIIFGAVIDDRLQGEVRITVIATGFTGEIQAAPQQNASNPRVVSVPPKRTSPQTPSVNLPTATPEPKEKSGLDIPDFLQRRRPKN
- the gshB gene encoding glutathione synthase, giving the protein MKLAFIIDPIHQLDPCHDTSVALMEAAQILGHEIWVTQANWLSVVDSKAWAILQRVELVPIQLVEGRWVAANPWYKLSDRTFNSLETMDAVFMRTDPPVNDAYLYATYVLDYIDQNKTLVINNPDGIRKANEKMYALQFTKAIPETIVSADKQFIRQFVEAKGATVLKPLGNKAGEGILFLQAGDRNFNSIVELSTQQGRLPVMVQTYLPEAKDGDKRIILLNGEPIGALNRLASSSDFRNNMATGGTVAKTEITPREQEICSQIATNLRRDGLIFVGIDVIGGYLTEVNVTSPTGIREIDRLDGTHLAHQVIQWVEQNLN
- the grxC gene encoding glutaredoxin 3 encodes the protein MAARVEIYTWATCPFCIRAKNLLNKKGVEFVEYGIDGDEQARAKMSQRANGRRSLPQIFINDRHVGGCDDIHALENQGKLDELLASG
- a CDS encoding PEP-CTERM sorting domain-containing protein (PEP-CTERM proteins occur, often in large numbers, in the proteomes of bacteria that also encode an exosortase, a predicted intramembrane cysteine proteinase. The presence of a PEP-CTERM domain at a protein's C-terminus predicts cleavage within the sorting domain, followed by covalent anchoring to some some component of the (usually Gram-negative) cell surface. Many PEP-CTERM proteins exhibit an unusual sequence composition that includes large numbers of potential glycosylation sites. Expression of one such protein has been shown restore the ability of a bacterium to form floc, a type of biofilm.), with amino-acid sequence MNKQKIIGYLTCSLSSLAVVMAGQISQANAASMSFNITNFTGDPLQAKFTLDDTIAGAGKVQFTVAITPNSTYKNIGDIRGIFFDIKDNSLLSGLNVTGLGGTPITTTAYNTNGLLESVGQANLNGDGNTNKFEFGIEIGKQGLSDKGKADDFQVATFVLSHSSLPLTLEQFYGQDFGLRVMSVGLPDSSRNGSSKLAGVSSPTPTPTPTPTPTPTPTPTPTPTPTPTPTPAPYYQPPTPTPQPKKVPEPSAIAALGLFAAGALIKKNKKNKSQE